From Alienimonas californiensis, a single genomic window includes:
- a CDS encoding DUF1549 domain-containing protein — translation MRPPQPFPGFLLTVAAPVLLALSTAAPAAEPAEAGRPGAGAPISAAQVADRVDAAAAAYLADESLSPAPIAANDDLLRRLTLDVAGRLPTLTEQADFARMDGADRADRAVAINALLNDPGYSANWAAYWRDVIFKRATDARATRGDHVFEGWMTEQLAAGRGWDEIATELMTATGEIGENGATGLIFAQGAAGGEVAAEASRIFLGVQIQCAECHDHPYDRWKREDFHTLAAYFPRVRLRRVELPPDADAKAKAPQQRTFEVASVDAPGGDRAQAEQGVKRLREALTRRFRFLDADGDGGLSLAELEKTPARQRAGRILALADKNGDGTLNQAEVRDLEIPPALLANARGGEHMMPDLENPEEPGTRIDPAFFLTGEASAVGLPDAERRAVAADLITGNEWFARAVVNRVFTQLTGEGFYTPVDDIGPDRGVRLEPALDALAEGFVANDHDLRWLIRAICLTDLYSRSIDADAPAFAAARPVRLRAHQIYNSVAHVAGGGDYETGLARLNGNGRAQRARPAGYGGADPRPAASRALEVTFGFDPSAAREDLNGDIPQALALMNGMLTERLSSANGLLAVLLYENPSDVHAVRALYRLTLVREPTEEERTIAVEYVQDAQASDGPGRAAGFEDVAWALLNGAEFLTRR, via the coding sequence ATGCGTCCGCCGCAGCCCTTTCCCGGCTTTCTCCTTACTGTGGCGGCGCCCGTTCTGCTGGCGCTGAGCACCGCCGCCCCGGCGGCGGAGCCCGCGGAGGCGGGACGGCCCGGGGCCGGGGCGCCGATCTCCGCCGCGCAGGTCGCCGACCGGGTGGACGCGGCGGCGGCGGCGTACCTGGCGGACGAGTCGCTCTCGCCGGCGCCGATCGCGGCGAACGACGACCTGCTGCGGCGGCTCACGCTGGACGTCGCCGGCCGCCTGCCGACCCTCACGGAGCAGGCCGACTTCGCCCGGATGGACGGCGCCGACCGGGCCGACCGGGCCGTGGCGATCAACGCCCTGCTGAACGACCCGGGCTACTCCGCGAACTGGGCGGCGTACTGGCGGGACGTGATCTTCAAACGGGCCACGGACGCCCGCGCCACGCGCGGCGACCACGTGTTCGAGGGCTGGATGACCGAGCAACTGGCCGCCGGCCGCGGCTGGGACGAGATCGCCACGGAGCTGATGACCGCCACCGGGGAGATCGGCGAGAACGGGGCGACGGGGCTGATCTTCGCCCAGGGCGCCGCCGGCGGGGAGGTCGCCGCGGAGGCCAGCCGCATCTTCCTCGGCGTGCAGATCCAGTGCGCGGAGTGTCACGACCACCCCTACGACCGCTGGAAGCGCGAGGACTTCCACACGCTCGCGGCCTACTTCCCCCGCGTGCGGCTGCGGCGGGTCGAGTTGCCGCCGGACGCCGACGCCAAGGCCAAAGCGCCGCAGCAGCGGACGTTCGAGGTCGCCTCCGTGGACGCCCCCGGCGGGGACCGGGCCCAGGCGGAACAGGGCGTGAAGCGCCTGCGGGAGGCGCTGACCCGGCGGTTCCGCTTCCTCGACGCCGACGGCGACGGCGGGCTGTCGTTGGCCGAACTGGAGAAGACCCCCGCCCGGCAGCGGGCGGGGCGGATCCTCGCCCTCGCCGACAAGAACGGCGACGGGACGTTGAACCAGGCCGAGGTGCGGGACCTGGAAATCCCGCCCGCCCTGCTGGCCAACGCCCGCGGCGGCGAGCACATGATGCCGGACCTGGAAAACCCCGAGGAGCCCGGCACGCGGATCGACCCGGCCTTCTTCCTGACCGGGGAAGCGTCGGCGGTCGGCCTGCCGGACGCGGAGCGCCGGGCCGTCGCCGCGGACCTCATCACCGGCAACGAATGGTTCGCCAGGGCCGTCGTGAACCGCGTGTTCACGCAGCTGACCGGCGAGGGCTTCTACACCCCGGTGGACGACATCGGCCCGGACCGCGGCGTGCGGCTGGAGCCGGCCCTGGACGCGCTGGCCGAGGGCTTCGTCGCCAACGACCACGACCTGCGGTGGCTGATCCGGGCGATCTGCCTGACGGACCTCTACAGCCGGTCGATCGACGCCGACGCCCCCGCCTTCGCCGCCGCCCGGCCGGTCCGGCTGCGGGCCCACCAGATCTACAACAGCGTCGCCCACGTCGCCGGCGGGGGCGATTACGAAACGGGCCTGGCACGCCTCAACGGCAACGGCCGGGCGCAGCGGGCGCGGCCGGCGGGCTACGGCGGGGCGGACCCCCGCCCCGCGGCCTCGCGGGCGCTGGAAGTCACCTTCGGCTTCGACCCCAGCGCCGCCCGCGAGGACCTCAACGGCGACATCCCCCAGGCGCTCGCCCTGATGAACGGCATGCTGACGGAGCGGCTCTCCTCCGCGAACGGCCTGCTGGCCGTCCTGCTGTACGAGAACCCCAGCGACGTGCACGCCGTCCGGGCGCTGTACCGCCTGACCCTCGTCCGCGAGCCCACCGAGGAGGAACGCACGATCGCCGTGGAGTACGTCCAGGACGCCCAGGCCTCCGACGGACCGGGCCGGGCGGCCGGCTTCGAGGACGTCGCCTGGGCCCTGCTGAACGGAGCGGAGTTTTTGACGCGTCGCTGA
- a CDS encoding histone deacetylase family protein, whose amino-acid sequence MNLLFHTPGHAEHDPTALSPGHPERPARLDALAPVLEQAAAQGWTRREHAPATDAALVRLHPAAHLEWLSALANGGGGRAEADTALTPGSMNAARSAAGAGLSAVDAAVAGEGVRAFCAVRPPGHHARPFVDRGAMGFCLLANAALAAAHARAAHGLDRVLVIDWDVHHGNGTQDAFYADPNVHFLSLHRFPFYPGSGAQDETGAGAGLGTTRNLPIAFGTPADTIVGRFRTALGDVADACRPELVILSAGFDARRGDPVGDLGLELEHFAALTAAVVEVAETHAGGRVVSLLEGGYDPAQLAEGVTTHLTALAAGDASSD is encoded by the coding sequence ATGAACCTGCTTTTCCACACCCCCGGGCACGCGGAGCACGATCCGACCGCCCTCAGTCCCGGGCACCCCGAACGCCCCGCCCGGCTGGACGCGCTGGCCCCGGTTCTCGAGCAGGCCGCGGCGCAGGGCTGGACCCGCCGCGAGCACGCCCCCGCGACCGACGCCGCCCTCGTCCGGCTGCACCCGGCGGCCCATCTGGAGTGGTTGAGCGCCTTGGCGAACGGCGGCGGGGGCCGGGCGGAGGCGGACACCGCCCTCACCCCGGGGTCGATGAACGCAGCCCGCAGCGCCGCCGGGGCCGGGCTGTCGGCGGTGGACGCGGCCGTCGCCGGGGAGGGCGTGCGGGCCTTCTGCGCGGTGCGTCCGCCGGGGCATCACGCCCGGCCGTTCGTGGACCGCGGGGCGATGGGGTTCTGCCTGCTGGCGAACGCCGCGCTCGCCGCGGCCCACGCCCGGGCCGCCCACGGGCTGGACCGCGTGCTGGTGATCGACTGGGACGTGCACCACGGCAACGGCACGCAGGACGCCTTCTATGCAGACCCGAACGTCCATTTCCTCAGCCTGCACCGCTTCCCGTTCTACCCCGGCAGCGGGGCGCAGGACGAAACCGGGGCCGGGGCCGGGTTGGGGACGACCCGCAACCTGCCGATCGCCTTCGGCACGCCGGCGGACACGATCGTCGGGCGGTTCCGCACGGCGCTGGGCGACGTGGCGGACGCCTGTCGGCCGGAGCTGGTGATCCTGTCGGCCGGGTTCGACGCCCGCCGCGGCGATCCGGTGGGCGATCTGGGGCTCGAACTGGAGCACTTCGCCGCCCTGACCGCCGCCGTCGTGGAGGTCGCCGAAACCCACGCCGGCGGCCGCGTCGTCAGCCTGTTGGAAGGCGGCTACGACCCCGCCCAACTGGCGGAAGGCGTGACGACCCATCTGACGGCGCTGGCGGCCGGAGACGCGTCGTCCGACTGA
- a CDS encoding Uma2 family endonuclease — MSPATAAPPPTESQPVEPPPRRRTGGAASDGPGLTVADLAERFGPLPAARVLSDPRPGAATREDWERANRRGDGLYELIDGTLIRKAVSDLSSWLGGKFFRLLGNFAEDGGLGYVHPADGFFDLSDGLRAPDASFTRLKDRPEGLRERGYSDVPPALVVEVLSPGNTRREMELKRRVYFAAGVEVVWEADPRTRTVVVWTAPDESRELSAEAGETLSGGGVLPGFAVPLAELFARPGG, encoded by the coding sequence ATGTCCCCCGCGACCGCCGCCCCGCCGCCGACCGAATCGCAGCCCGTCGAGCCGCCGCCGCGCCGCCGGACCGGGGGAGCGGCGTCCGACGGCCCGGGGCTGACCGTGGCGGATCTCGCGGAGCGGTTCGGCCCGCTGCCGGCCGCCCGGGTGCTGAGCGACCCCCGCCCCGGCGCCGCCACCCGGGAGGACTGGGAGCGGGCCAACCGCCGCGGCGACGGCCTCTACGAACTGATCGACGGCACCCTGATCCGAAAAGCCGTGAGCGACCTCTCATCTTGGCTCGGAGGAAAGTTCTTCCGCCTCCTCGGCAACTTTGCGGAGGACGGGGGCCTCGGCTACGTCCATCCGGCCGACGGGTTCTTCGACCTGTCGGACGGGCTGCGGGCGCCGGACGCCTCGTTCACCCGGCTGAAAGATCGGCCGGAGGGCTTGCGGGAACGGGGCTACAGCGACGTGCCGCCGGCGCTGGTCGTGGAAGTCCTCTCCCCCGGCAATACGCGGCGGGAGATGGAGTTGAAGCGGCGGGTGTACTTCGCCGCGGGCGTGGAGGTCGTCTGGGAGGCGGACCCGCGGACGCGGACCGTCGTCGTCTGGACGGCGCCGGACGAGTCGCGGGAACTCTCCGCCGAAGCCGGCGAGACGCTCTCCGGCGGCGGCGTGCTGCCGGGCTTCGCCGTCCCGCTGGCGGAGCTGTTCGCCCGGCCGGGCGGCTGA
- a CDS encoding sulfate adenylyltransferase, which translates to MADLIPPHGGLAEPVDRTVPAAEVEDFKKAAANLPQVPVSAADLSSVYRIADGTLSPLTGPMTKAVYDKVLSDSVITHNGFDYAWTIPIAFPLTEELSTKVLAGQTVALTGPDGQIVATVDVEDVYPWDKAEYVKAVYGTERTDHPGGQMVMEGDANATHLFGGTLRALPQPKNPSFGQYVLSPKEVRKVVAEKGWDAVVGFQTRNPLHRAHEYALVYGLETLLREGKNAGAVLNPLVGETKSDDVSAEIRMQTYEQLIADKGLGEGDSDAELWEKVGGEVADRVILLGLDIKMFYGGPKEAVMHGIYRQNMGLTHIVIGRKHADAPFADGTAIWGDFDAQEIFENLNGDLQIQPIKVGFAAFYDSMGRVDLMENHPDEKPVFISGKQVRATLQQGEQVDERIMRPGTSKILAEAMKA; encoded by the coding sequence ATGGCCGACCTCATCCCCCCGCACGGCGGCCTCGCCGAACCCGTCGACCGCACCGTGCCCGCCGCCGAAGTCGAGGACTTCAAGAAGGCCGCGGCGAATCTCCCGCAGGTGCCGGTCAGCGCCGCGGACCTCTCCAGCGTCTACCGGATCGCCGACGGCACGCTCTCGCCCCTGACCGGGCCGATGACCAAGGCCGTCTACGACAAGGTCCTCTCCGACAGCGTGATCACCCACAACGGGTTCGATTACGCCTGGACCATTCCGATCGCCTTCCCGCTGACCGAGGAACTGTCCACCAAGGTCCTCGCCGGTCAGACCGTCGCCCTGACCGGCCCGGACGGCCAGATCGTCGCCACGGTGGACGTCGAGGACGTCTATCCCTGGGACAAGGCCGAATACGTGAAGGCCGTCTACGGCACCGAGCGCACCGACCACCCCGGCGGCCAGATGGTGATGGAGGGCGACGCCAACGCCACCCACCTGTTCGGCGGCACGCTGCGGGCCCTGCCCCAGCCGAAGAACCCCTCCTTCGGCCAGTACGTGCTCTCCCCGAAGGAAGTGCGGAAGGTCGTCGCCGAGAAGGGTTGGGACGCCGTCGTCGGCTTCCAGACCCGCAACCCGCTGCACCGGGCCCACGAGTACGCGCTCGTCTACGGCCTGGAAACGCTGCTCCGCGAGGGCAAGAACGCCGGCGCCGTGCTGAACCCGCTGGTCGGCGAGACCAAGAGCGACGACGTCTCCGCGGAGATCCGCATGCAGACCTACGAGCAGCTGATCGCCGACAAGGGCCTCGGCGAGGGCGACAGCGACGCGGAGCTGTGGGAGAAGGTCGGCGGCGAGGTCGCCGACCGCGTGATCCTGCTGGGCCTGGACATCAAGATGTTCTACGGCGGCCCGAAGGAAGCGGTGATGCACGGCATCTACCGCCAGAACATGGGCCTGACGCACATCGTCATCGGCCGCAAACACGCCGACGCCCCGTTCGCCGACGGCACGGCCATTTGGGGCGACTTCGACGCCCAGGAGATCTTCGAGAACCTGAACGGCGACCTGCAGATCCAGCCCATCAAGGTCGGCTTCGCCGCCTTCTACGACAGCATGGGCCGGGTCGACCTGATGGAGAACCACCCGGACGAAAAGCCGGTCTTCATCAGCGGCAAACAGGTCCGCGCCACCCTCCAGCAGGGCGAGCAGGTCGACGAGCGCATCATGCGTCCCGGCACCAGCAAGATCCTCGCCGAGGCGATGAAGGCGTAG
- a CDS encoding glycosyltransferase, whose amino-acid sequence MFSPSTEVLVGTDAPGRADAPGRPEIRASKARVRPDATIADGRPLADGLPLDGFPQRRDVSRLGVAHLGKYYAPARGGIESHVRELAAGLTERGHRVAVHAVNCGGTTSGSGRSVTLGRTRSRRFEDDGVAVTLHGRVANLMKLDVCPRLTAGANGLLVGPAGRRATLGAGLREPTDGSPDLLHLHVPNPTMMVALALSRFAGPTVVTYHSDIVRQSRAAALLRRLERRVLRRAGAILVSSAEYAEASPVLREHADRVRVVPFGIDLARFAGLDPVAEKAAEALRARHPGPLWAMVGRLVYYKGHEVAVRALRNVPGTLLIVGDGPLAERVERVAEECGVADRIAFLPNADDAAVRVALKAATALWFPSTHRSESFGIAQIEAMASGCPVINTAIPGSGVPAVSVDGVSGLTVAPGDPAALARAANRLAESPSMRNELADGARRRAFAEFDRDLMLGRVEAIYEELTAGAGRHAPR is encoded by the coding sequence ATGTTTTCACCGTCGACGGAGGTTCTTGTTGGGACGGACGCCCCCGGTCGGGCGGACGCTCCCGGCCGGCCGGAGATCCGGGCCTCCAAGGCCCGCGTCCGCCCCGACGCGACGATCGCCGACGGCCGTCCGCTAGCCGACGGCCTGCCGCTCGACGGCTTCCCCCAGCGGCGGGACGTCTCCCGGTTGGGCGTGGCCCACCTGGGCAAGTACTACGCGCCGGCCCGCGGCGGGATCGAATCGCACGTGCGGGAACTGGCCGCCGGCCTGACGGAGCGGGGGCACCGGGTGGCGGTGCACGCGGTGAACTGCGGCGGGACGACCTCGGGCAGCGGGCGGTCCGTCACGCTCGGCCGCACCCGCAGCCGGCGGTTCGAGGACGACGGCGTCGCCGTCACCCTGCACGGCCGGGTCGCGAACCTGATGAAGCTGGACGTCTGCCCGCGGCTGACCGCGGGGGCGAACGGGTTGCTCGTGGGGCCCGCGGGCCGGCGGGCGACGTTGGGGGCGGGGCTGCGCGAGCCGACCGACGGCTCGCCGGACCTGCTGCATCTGCACGTCCCCAACCCGACGATGATGGTCGCCCTGGCCCTCAGCCGGTTCGCCGGGCCGACGGTCGTCACCTATCACAGCGACATCGTCCGGCAGTCGCGGGCGGCGGCGCTGCTGCGGCGCCTGGAGCGGCGGGTGCTCCGCCGGGCGGGGGCGATTCTGGTCTCCAGCGCCGAATACGCCGAAGCCTCGCCGGTGCTGCGGGAGCACGCCGACCGCGTGCGGGTGGTGCCGTTCGGCATCGATCTGGCCCGGTTCGCCGGCCTCGACCCGGTCGCGGAGAAGGCCGCGGAGGCCCTGCGCGCCCGGCACCCCGGCCCGCTGTGGGCGATGGTCGGGCGGCTGGTCTACTACAAGGGGCACGAGGTCGCCGTGCGGGCGTTGCGGAACGTGCCCGGCACGCTGCTGATCGTGGGGGACGGGCCGCTGGCGGAGCGGGTCGAACGGGTCGCGGAGGAGTGCGGCGTGGCGGACCGAATCGCCTTCCTGCCGAACGCCGACGACGCCGCCGTACGGGTCGCCCTCAAGGCCGCCACCGCCCTCTGGTTCCCCAGCACCCACCGCAGCGAGTCGTTCGGGATCGCCCAGATCGAGGCGATGGCCAGCGGCTGCCCGGTGATCAACACCGCGATCCCCGGCTCCGGCGTGCCGGCGGTCAGCGTGGACGGCGTCAGCGGGCTGACGGTCGCCCCCGGCGACCCCGCCGCCCTGGCCCGGGCCGCGAACCGGCTGGCGGAGTCGCCCTCGATGCGCAACGAACTGGCCGACGGCGCCCGCCGCCGGGCCTTCGCGGAGTTCGATCGCGACTTGATGCTGGGCCGCGTCGAGGCGATCTACGAGGAACTGACCGCGGGGGCGGGCCGTCATGCCCCCCGCTGA
- a CDS encoding glycosyltransferase encodes MPPADPPPAAGGAPFRLLHVYSGNLYGGVERLLETLHACGSEQDGGDGAGGGLRQDFALCFRGRLSERLRAAGARVTELGRVRRVEPWTALWARRRLAAALRSAAAAGEPYDAVLFHSFWSLALLGTGLRADSGEGRGSAIPRLLWVHDDPNPSHWTFRGAVRAGADGAIFNSEFVRGRPASRALLKGLTISEDRVAVVRPPAPAPPPAAAERRAALRAELGAEPDDVLILTAARFEACKGHELLLDALGRLANERRWICAFAGDAQRPAERARVAALRTRAERLNVGNRLRWLGHRDDVPDLMAAADLYCQPNVSPEAFGLTFVEALYAGCPVVTTAIGGGREILRAGLPEPGLPEPGLPALHGPAGRLTGIDPAAVAEALRSLIVDPARRRRLAAAGPARAAALCDPQARLAELEAFCRRTAGRPAVAPLRPAATRRPTPAAP; translated from the coding sequence ATGCCCCCCGCTGACCCGCCGCCCGCCGCGGGGGGGGCGCCGTTCCGACTGCTCCACGTCTACAGCGGGAATCTGTACGGCGGCGTCGAGCGCCTGCTGGAAACGCTGCACGCCTGCGGGTCGGAGCAGGACGGCGGCGACGGGGCGGGGGGCGGGCTGCGGCAGGACTTCGCCCTCTGCTTTCGCGGTCGGCTGAGCGAACGGCTGCGGGCCGCCGGCGCCCGGGTCACGGAGCTCGGCCGCGTGCGGCGGGTCGAACCGTGGACCGCCCTGTGGGCCCGGCGTCGATTGGCGGCGGCGTTGCGGTCCGCGGCGGCCGCGGGCGAGCCCTACGACGCCGTCCTGTTTCATTCCTTCTGGTCCTTGGCCCTGCTGGGCACCGGTTTGCGGGCGGATTCAGGGGAAGGCCGCGGGTCCGCGATTCCCCGCCTGCTGTGGGTGCACGACGATCCGAACCCGTCTCACTGGACGTTCCGCGGGGCGGTGCGGGCCGGGGCGGACGGGGCGATCTTCAACAGCGAGTTCGTCCGCGGCCGCCCGGCGTCGCGGGCGTTGCTGAAGGGGCTGACGATCTCCGAGGACCGCGTCGCCGTGGTGCGACCTCCCGCGCCGGCGCCCCCGCCCGCCGCCGCCGAACGTCGCGCCGCGCTGCGGGCCGAACTGGGGGCCGAACCGGACGACGTCCTGATCCTCACCGCGGCCCGGTTCGAGGCCTGTAAGGGGCATGAGCTGCTGCTGGACGCCCTCGGTCGGCTGGCGAACGAACGCCGCTGGATCTGCGCCTTCGCCGGCGACGCCCAGCGGCCCGCGGAGCGGGCGCGGGTCGCGGCGCTGCGAACCCGGGCCGAACGACTGAACGTCGGGAACCGGCTGCGGTGGCTGGGGCACCGGGACGACGTGCCGGACCTGATGGCGGCCGCGGATCTGTATTGCCAGCCGAACGTGAGCCCGGAGGCCTTCGGCCTGACCTTCGTCGAAGCCCTGTACGCCGGCTGCCCGGTGGTGACGACGGCGATCGGCGGCGGCCGGGAGATCCTGCGGGCCGGGCTGCCGGAACCGGGGCTGCCGGAACCGGGGCTGCCGGCGCTGCACGGTCCCGCGGGGCGGCTGACCGGGATCGACCCGGCGGCGGTCGCCGAGGCCCTGCGGAGCCTGATCGTCGATCCGGCCCGCCGGCGCCGGCTGGCCGCCGCCGGTCCGGCGCGGGCGGCGGCTCTGTGCGATCCGCAGGCCCGGCTGGCGGAGTTGGAGGCGTTCTGCCGCCGGACGGCCGGTCGCCCGGCGGTCGCTCCGCTGCGCCCGGCCGCGACGCGGCGCCCGACCCCCGCGGCGCCATGA
- a CDS encoding class I SAM-dependent methyltransferase, whose protein sequence is MNGTLQSPAARARPLRPASPMSPAAYVGKDVTSLLDVGCNVGGWLRDCAARHPAASLAGVEINEAALQKARAALPAADLRHAGAERLPFADESFDYVTCMEVLEHLPAHLRPTAFREMRRVLRPGGRLIFSVPHAGWFAWLDAGNLRHRFPRLYRFALKRGGRDATYEQAGQEVEWHQHFTLAELERLAGDGWRRAVVRRGGLVLHPLMDCLSWPFYRRDAAHHPIRRGLGRIAAWDYRFDFGPASYGVLIVLERI, encoded by the coding sequence ATGAACGGCACCCTGCAATCGCCCGCCGCCCGCGCCCGCCCGCTGCGTCCGGCGTCCCCGATGAGCCCGGCGGCGTACGTCGGCAAGGACGTGACGTCGCTGTTGGACGTCGGCTGCAACGTGGGCGGCTGGCTGCGGGACTGCGCCGCCCGACACCCCGCGGCGTCGTTGGCGGGCGTGGAAATTAACGAGGCGGCGCTGCAAAAGGCCCGGGCGGCCCTGCCCGCGGCGGACCTGCGTCACGCCGGCGCCGAGCGGCTCCCCTTCGCCGACGAGTCTTTCGACTACGTCACCTGCATGGAGGTGTTGGAACACCTGCCCGCCCACCTGCGGCCGACGGCGTTCCGGGAGATGCGCCGCGTGCTCCGGCCCGGCGGGCGGTTAATTTTCAGCGTGCCCCACGCCGGCTGGTTCGCCTGGCTGGACGCGGGCAACCTGCGGCACCGCTTTCCGCGGCTCTATCGCTTCGCCCTCAAACGGGGGGGCCGCGACGCGACCTACGAACAGGCGGGGCAGGAGGTGGAATGGCACCAGCATTTCACGCTCGCCGAATTGGAACGGCTCGCCGGGGACGGCTGGCGCCGGGCGGTCGTGCGCCGCGGGGGGCTGGTCCTGCATCCGTTGATGGACTGCCTGAGCTGGCCGTTCTATCGCCGCGACGCGGCGCATCATCCGATCCGTCGCGGCCTCGGACGCATTGCGGCCTGGGACTATCGGTTCGACTTCGGCCCGGCGTCGTACGGCGTCCTGATCGTGCTCGAGCGGATTTAA
- a CDS encoding glycosyltransferase family 4 protein, translating into MPAPPPDRSRSRIERYALVAGDFRLHGGMDRPNYELAWHLAEREGATVELVAHHVAAPLAEHPRVRWTRVPRPGGRALLGRPLLARAGRRIAREVARAGGRTIANGANCAPLVGPPAAAASDVNWVHYLHAAAPPPRPATGRGGLRPRLVAARDRRAERRALRAAGLIVADSDRLAGEITERLGVPADRVHRIYYGVDPAAFRPPDPAECSAARLAFGISNDGDAGERPVVAFVGGLGADRRKGFDVLYDAWRDLMRSDAWPRSARLLVAGSGSELPSLRAAAERDGLADSIRFLGQTDRVPELLAAADLLVAPTFYEPYGQGVHEALCRGVPALVTETAGVAERYPADLRDLLLPDPPDAATLAARLRAWRANRAELAERTLVFAEELRSRDWEAMAAEFVALLRRHPPAAAGFTSNASL; encoded by the coding sequence ATGCCCGCCCCGCCGCCCGACCGCTCCCGCAGTCGCATTGAACGCTACGCCCTGGTCGCGGGGGACTTCCGCCTGCACGGGGGGATGGACCGGCCGAATTACGAACTCGCCTGGCACCTCGCCGAACGCGAGGGGGCGACGGTCGAACTGGTCGCCCATCACGTCGCGGCGCCGCTGGCGGAGCACCCGCGGGTGCGTTGGACCCGGGTGCCGCGGCCGGGCGGGCGGGCGCTGCTGGGGCGGCCGCTATTGGCGCGGGCTGGGCGGCGGATCGCCCGGGAGGTCGCCCGGGCCGGGGGGCGGACGATCGCGAACGGGGCGAACTGCGCCCCGCTGGTCGGCCCGCCCGCCGCCGCCGCGAGCGACGTGAACTGGGTGCATTATCTGCACGCCGCCGCCCCGCCGCCGCGGCCCGCGACCGGCCGGGGCGGGCTGCGACCGCGGCTCGTGGCGGCCCGCGACCGCCGGGCGGAGCGGCGGGCGCTGCGGGCCGCGGGGCTGATCGTCGCCGACTCCGACCGCCTCGCCGGTGAGATTACGGAGCGGCTCGGCGTGCCGGCCGACCGCGTGCACCGGATTTATTACGGCGTGGACCCCGCCGCGTTTCGGCCCCCCGATCCGGCGGAATGCTCCGCCGCCCGGCTCGCATTCGGCATATCGAACGACGGGGACGCTGGCGAGCGGCCCGTCGTGGCGTTCGTCGGCGGGCTAGGGGCGGACCGCCGCAAGGGGTTTGACGTACTCTATGACGCCTGGCGGGACCTGATGCGCTCCGACGCGTGGCCGCGGAGCGCCCGGCTGCTGGTCGCCGGGTCGGGGTCGGAACTGCCGAGCCTGCGGGCGGCGGCGGAGCGGGACGGACTGGCCGATTCGATCCGGTTCCTCGGGCAGACCGACCGCGTGCCGGAGCTGTTGGCGGCGGCGGATCTGCTGGTCGCCCCGACGTTCTACGAACCCTACGGGCAAGGCGTGCACGAGGCCCTCTGCCGCGGCGTGCCGGCGTTGGTCACGGAGACGGCCGGCGTCGCGGAACGGTATCCCGCGGACCTCCGCGACCTGCTCCTGCCGGACCCGCCGGACGCCGCGACCCTCGCGGCGCGGTTGCGGGCGTGGCGGGCGAACCGGGCGGAGCTCGCGGAGCGGACGCTCGTCTTCGCGGAGGAACTCCGCTCCCGCGATTGGGAGGCGATGGCGGCGGAGTTCGTCGCCCTCCTCCGTCGTCACCCGCCGGCGGCCGCCGGCTTCACTTCGAATGCGTCGTTATGA
- a CDS encoding FkbM family methyltransferase translates to MKKLVLRLLNWWGYEARARAVLPWAFSLETDLEKLGLDAAAVDTVLDVGANVGEHARAFARAFPRATVHAFEPVAATHRRLSAAVADQPRIRPHCLALSDADGPATIALSDNDTINSLEGINPKFGASTGEEVIQRERLDAWLDREGVARVDLLKLDVEGHELAALEGARGVLAAGRIRFLLIETKGVRAEEVRSVGTSLVELEALLAPLGYRLLVLYTDYLHLPPKPFHSNFNALFGRVEGAAASRSTATS, encoded by the coding sequence ATGAAAAAACTCGTCCTACGCCTGCTGAACTGGTGGGGCTATGAAGCCCGGGCCCGGGCCGTCCTGCCGTGGGCCTTCTCGCTGGAGACCGATCTGGAAAAGCTGGGCCTCGACGCGGCGGCGGTCGACACGGTGCTGGACGTGGGGGCGAACGTCGGGGAGCACGCCCGGGCCTTCGCCCGCGCGTTCCCCCGGGCGACGGTGCATGCGTTCGAACCCGTCGCGGCGACCCACCGCCGGCTCAGCGCCGCCGTCGCCGACCAGCCCCGCATCCGGCCGCACTGCCTCGCCCTGTCCGACGCCGACGGCCCGGCGACGATCGCCCTGAGCGACAACGACACGATTAATTCGTTGGAAGGCATCAACCCGAAATTCGGGGCGTCGACGGGCGAGGAGGTGATCCAGCGGGAGCGGCTCGACGCCTGGCTGGACCGCGAGGGGGTGGCCCGGGTCGACCTGCTGAAGCTCGACGTGGAGGGCCACGAACTGGCCGCGCTGGAGGGCGCCCGCGGGGTGCTGGCGGCGGGCCGCATCCGCTTTCTGCTGATCGAAACCAAGGGCGTGCGGGCGGAGGAGGTGCGGTCCGTCGGGACGAGTCTGGTCGAACTGGAAGCGCTGCTCGCCCCGCTGGGCTATCGCCTGCTCGTGCTCTACACGGACTATCTGCACCTCCCGCCGAAGCCGTTCCACTCCAACTTCAACGCATTGTTTGGGCGGGTGGAGGGCGCCGCGGCGTCCCGCAGCACGGCGACGAGCTGA